ATATCAACACCGTTTGTTCCCCAATCGCCAATTCCTAAGATTCCTTCAGCATCGGTAACAACAATTAACCGAATGTTACGACCGTTAGCAGCATTTTTAAGTGAGTTTTCAATTGCATCTTGATTATCGATGGATAAGAATGTCGCATTCTGTGATTGTACAAATAATTCGCTGTAATTTTCAATAGTATCTGCAATTGTTGGATCATAGACAATTGGCATAAATTCAACTACATGTTCACTAAAGAGCTTGTAGAAAAGTACATGATTTTCATTGAAGATTTGCATCAAGAATAATCGCTTTTCAAGGTCTGTTGGTTTTGTCTGGTATTGTGCATATGTTTGTGCAACCTGTTGGTCAAGTGTTTGAACATAGGGAGGCAAGAGACCTTCCAAACCAAGTTCTTTACGTTCTTCTAATGTAAAAGCAGTACCTTTATTCTTGAATGGATCATTTAAAATATTCATTCCCATGTTATTTAAACCTTCCTTTTGTTAAGATATACATAGAATAGACCCTTTGTTTTTTTATAGTCAAAAAATATTTTTTTAATAAGATATTCTTATAATGAGATTTTAAATGCCGCTATATGTGGGGAAGGATGGACTTTTTATGAATACAAGAGATCTCGAATATTTTATAAGGCTTACAGAAATAAAAAATTTCTCGAAAGTTGCACAAGAATTTGGTGTCAGTCAGCCTACAATTACTTTTGCATTAAAGAGATTGGAAGAAGAAGTGAATTCACGGTTAATTATCAGGCATCGTGCACAGGGAGGTTTGTTAATAACTGATAGTGGTGCACAGCTATTGAATCATGCTAAACGAATGTTATTACATTATAATTTGGTCCAAAAAGAAATTACAAATAGTCGTCTAAAGATGCTATCGATGGGTTTGCCTCCAATTATTGAGAATAATTATTTCCCAGAAGTTGCTAAAAACTTAAAAAAGGCAAGTTTGTTGGATAAAATTCAGACAATGGAGTACGGTTCAAGGACAACTTTGCGAGCATTACAAAATGGAGAAATCGACATGGCACTATTAGGGTCAATTGATCCTTTGAGTGATGAGTTAATCATAACTGAGGAATTCGATCGTCAACCCTTTGAGATATTTGTAGCTAAAAATCATCCACTAGCACAGAAAAAAGAAGTTTGGTTTAAGGATCTAAGAAGAGAAGATTTTGTATTGTTTAAAAATGGTTTTGTGCATAATCATGCGTTTGATTTGCTTGCTGCACGCAATCATTTTCGACCACATGTTGTCTTTAGATCAAATGGAACACATAGTTTAATGAATTTGATTGCTGATGGTGTTGGAATTGGACTTTTGACTGCGGTAGTTAACCCTATTCGTAAAGACATCGTTAAGATAAAATTATTAGATACAGATGTTCCAATGTTTGTAACGAGTATTGCATATCGAAGATCCCACGTTTTTAATAATTTGCAGCAATCAATTTTAGATAATATTAGGGGAACACTTATTAAAAATGAGTGAAGATAGGCTTAAGTTCAGGTATAGTGTGAAGGAGACATAATATTAAGGGGTAAGGGGAGATCGAATGTTAAAAATAGCTCAATTAAAGAAGAGCTTTGGTAATAAGCTTGTTCTAGAAGATATTAGTTTTTCTGCTGACTCAGGTGAGATTACTGGACTGATTGGTAAAAATGGTGCAGGAAAGACAACGATTTTTCATAGTATTTTGAATTTTGTTAAGTCGGATGGCTCAATCTTGTTTGGGGATAAACGAATCTCGGAACAGACGTATAAAAGTATTGGTTATTTGCCAGAAGAGAGAAGCTTGATGCCTAAGTTAACAGTCTTTCAACAAGTTAGATTTCTTGCAAGTTTGAAGGGAATGTCTGCAAAGACAACAAGAATTGAACTACTCAAGTGGATGGAGAAGCTTGAGGTCAAGGGCAAAATTGATGATAAAATAAAAAGTTTATCTAAAGGGAATCAACAGAAAATACAATTAATATGTACTTTAATTCATCAGCCAATGTTAATTATCCTAGATGAACCCTTTAGTGGGTTGGATCCTGTTAATACGGATTTGTTAAAAGAAGTTATTTTGGCTGAAAAAAAACGAGGAGCAACAATTATCTTTTCTGACCATGATATGACAAATGTAGAGGAACTTTGTGACAAATTGGTAATGATTAGTGATGGTCAAGTTGTTTTGAACGGTGAAATTCAGGCATTACGCCTTAGT
Above is a window of Liquorilactobacillus hordei DSM 19519 DNA encoding:
- a CDS encoding LysR family transcriptional regulator; this translates as MNTRDLEYFIRLTEIKNFSKVAQEFGVSQPTITFALKRLEEEVNSRLIIRHRAQGGLLITDSGAQLLNHAKRMLLHYNLVQKEITNSRLKMLSMGLPPIIENNYFPEVAKNLKKASLLDKIQTMEYGSRTTLRALQNGEIDMALLGSIDPLSDELIITEEFDRQPFEIFVAKNHPLAQKKEVWFKDLRREDFVLFKNGFVHNHAFDLLAARNHFRPHVVFRSNGTHSLMNLIADGVGIGLLTAVVNPIRKDIVKIKLLDTDVPMFVTSIAYRRSHVFNNLQQSILDNIRGTLIKNE
- a CDS encoding ABC transporter ATP-binding protein; its protein translation is MLKIAQLKKSFGNKLVLEDISFSADSGEITGLIGKNGAGKTTIFHSILNFVKSDGSILFGDKRISEQTYKSIGYLPEERSLMPKLTVFQQVRFLASLKGMSAKTTRIELLKWMEKLEVKGKIDDKIKSLSKGNQQKIQLICTLIHQPMLIILDEPFSGLDPVNTDLLKEVILAEKKRGATIIFSDHDMTNVEELCDKLVMISDGQVVLNGEIQALRLSFGSTRIFVQTEMTQEELQSLAHVTAVEKTKYGTYRLDIEEEKYGKEIFDEVTGGHYVKTFDQQPPTLNEIFKMKAGK